The following are encoded together in the Salvelinus alpinus chromosome 37, SLU_Salpinus.1, whole genome shotgun sequence genome:
- the LOC139565781 gene encoding zinc finger protein 800-like isoform X3, whose product MEVEMEEILQDEPQPEPESHVTRDQCCQTDEPQPSSPNPMTDLNPGPDAAPRTPGYCVEPGDPPLLQQQLQTSKSGIQQIIEVFRSGTAQLKHMLLNEVDTIFECKTCRSLFRGLPNLITHKEYYCLTRLSKPDDPAGEGDKQSVAMKDLLETIYPRKDRPDYVMRLEPIQTSNNAVFQFLSSSEELAHFPRAPHTPGGTRTHSPGGTRTHSPEPWEEQGGTPENGQTGEGEERSDQEEEDGGEEAAQPEEEGSTSGVEDVIISCCLCGKDFNSRRSIRRHCRKMHQTKLEELRKFTETRTVPISLLSMVKGRSRPLHTPSGKSCPVCFKSFATKANVRRHFDEVHRGLRRDTITPDIATRPGQPLSLEATPPGKSANSSPTRGHTSKSGGAAGVTTPQPPKASTAVSPAPSLLASALYNLASCRCLLCKRKYSSQVMLKRHMRIVHKIYNLKNLKNVSSASVTTAATTSTASNKNNSSKTTSNTDSTPSNSTPSNSLSVKEEAPEPWDDPDFSPASSPGDTDRKGVAVATKAGQKIKEEEGGGSPKTWTRSTSINSTGGTSSGGGTLGRPPQKLSVGFDFKQLFCKLCKRQFSSRQNLTKHIELHTDGTDIFIKFYRCPLCRYESRRKRDVLRHVTVVHKKSTGYLAKIVPKLESRAVKRPAEVVLNSPPNANNNKRGGTTVKEEVNGCHSAPSPPTPPVTRKQELLNNSSSYPVTRKQDLLSSTSSSTPVTRNQERQERQQEAQTGSPVTRKNDKQHPDTPAPTPLHTRRHDAHQESSSSSSEVRVTKNFSLHACDVCGRAFAKKLYLESHKRSHRNATPPVSTPPGGARAKGVSTRSKAMLW is encoded by the exons ATggaagtggagatggaggagatccTCCAGGACGAGCCCCAACCTGAACCTGAGAGCCATGTTACCAGAGACCAGTGCTGCCAGACAGacgagccacagcccagcagcccTAACCCAATGACTGACCTTAACCCTGGCCCTGACGCAGCCCCCAGGACACCAG GGTACTGCGTGGAGCCAGGCGACCCTCCTCTGTTGCAGCAGCAGCTCCAGACCTCCAAGTCTGGTATCCAGCAGATCATAGAGGTCTTCCGCTCAG GTACTGCCCAGCTGAAGCACATGCTGCTGAATGAGGTGGACACCATCTTTGAGTGTAAGACATGTCGCAGCTTGTTCCGGGGCCTGCCCAACCTCATCACCCACAAAGAGTACTACTGCCTCACCAGACTGTCCAAGCCCGACG ATCCAGCGGGTGAGGGTGACAAGCAGAGCGTGGCCATGAAGGACCTCCTGGAGACCATCTACCCCAGGAAGGACCGGCCGGACTACGTGATGCGCCTGGAGCCAATCCAGACCTCCAATAATGCTGTGTTCCAGTTCCTGTCCTCCTCCGAGGAGCTGGCCCACTTCCCCCGGGCTCCACACACCCCTGGAGGGACCCGCACACACAGCCCTGGAGGGACCCGCACACACAGCCCTGAGCCCTGGGAGGAGCAGGGAGGGACGCCGGAGAATGGGCAgacgggagagggggaggagaggagtgaccaggaggaggaggatggaggagaggaggcggcGCAGCCCGAGGAGGAGGGGTCTACGAGCGGG gtGGAGGACGTTATCATCTCGTGCTGCCTGTGTGGTAAGGACTTCAACTCTCGCCGCAGCATCCGCCGCCACTGTCGCAAGATGCACCAGACCAAGCTGGAGGAGCTCCGGAAGTTCACTGAGACGCGCACCGTTCCCATCAGCCTCCTCTCCATGGTCAAAGGTCGGTCCCGCCCCTTGCACACGCCCAGCGGCAAGTCCTGCCCCGTCTGCTTCAAGTCCTTCGCCACCAAGGCCAACGTACGGCGCCATTTTGACGAGGTGCACCGGGGCCTGCGCCGGGACACCATCACGCCGGACATCGCCACGCGACCCGGCCAACCGCTGTCCCTGGAGGCCACGCCTCCCGGCAAGAGCGCCAACTCCTCCCCCACGAGAGGTCACACCTCAAAGAGCGGAGGAGCCGCGGGTGTTACCACCCCTCAGCCCCCCAAAGCCTCCACCGCGGTGTCCCCCGCCCCTTCTCTCCTGGCATCGGCCCTGTACAACCTGGCCTCCTGCCGCTGTCTGCTCTGCaagaggaagtacagctcccagGTCATGTTAAAGAGACACATGCGCATCGTCCACAAGATCTACAATCTCAAGAACCTCAAGAACGTTAGCTCCGCCTCCGTGACCACGGCCGCAACCACATCCACGGCGAGCAACAAAAACAACAGCAGCAAAACAACGAGCAACACTGACAGCACCCCTAGCAACAGCACCCCTAGCAACAGCCTGAGCGTGAAAGAGGAGGCGCCGGAACCCTGGGACGACCCTGACTTCAGCCCCGCCTCGTCGCCTGGCGACACGGATAGGAAGGGCGTCGCCGTGGCAACCAAGGCAGGTCAAAAGATCAAAGAGGAAGAGGGTGGCGGCAGCCCCAAGACATGGACTCGTTCCACGTCCATCAACAGCACCGGTGGTactagtagtggtggtgggacTCTTGGGAGACCCCCTCAGAAGCTCTCGGTGGGGTTCGACTTCAAGCAGCTGTTCTGCAAGCTGTGCAAACGTCAGTTCAGCTCGCGCCAGAACCTCACCAAGCACATCGAGCTGCACACGGACGGCACGGACATCTTCATCAAGTTCTACCGCTGCCCGCTCTGCCGCTACGAGTCCCGCCGCAAGCGCGACGTCCTGCGCCACGTGACGGTGGTGCACAAGAAGTCGACGGGCTACCTGGCCAAGATCGTCCCCAAGCTGGAGTCGCGTGCGGTCAAGCGGCCGGCTGAGGTGGTCCTCAACTCTCCCCCCAATGCCAACAACAACAAGAGAGGAGGAACAACAGTCAAGGAGGAGGTGAACGGGTGCCACTCGGCCCCCTCTCCCCCTACGCCCCCAGTCACACGCAAACAGGAGCTCCTCAACAACTCCTCCTCCTACCCAGTCACACGCAAACaggacctcctctcctccacctcctcctccactccggTCACTCGTaaccaggagagacaggagaggcagCAGGAGGCCCAAACCGGGTCACCTGTCACCCGTAAGAACGACAAACAACACCCCGACACCCCCGCCCCGACGCCCCTCCACACGCGTCGCCATGACGCCCACCAggagagcagcagcagtagctcAGAGGTGCGTGTCACCAAGAACTTCTCGCTCCACGCTTGTGACGTGTGCGGCCGGGCCTTCGCCAAGAAACTCTACCTGGAGTCCCATAAGAGGAGCCACCGGAACGCCACGCCACCGGTCAGCACGCCGCCCGGCGGCGCCAGGGCTAAGGGGGTCAGCACTCGGTCCAAGGCAATGCTCTGGTGA
- the LOC139565781 gene encoding zinc finger protein 800-like isoform X2, translating into MVKAKSAPRKTSQQHTKSSSRMEVEMEEILQDEPQPEPESHVTRDQCCQTDEPQPSSPNPMTDLNPGPDAAPRTPGYCVEPGDPPLLQQQLQTSKSGIQQIIEVFRSGTAQLKHMLLNEVDTIFECKTCRSLFRGLPNLITHKEYYCLTRLSKPDDPAGEGDKQSVAMKDLLETIYPRKDRPDYVMRLEPIQTSNNAVFQFLSSSEELAHFPRAPHTPGGTRTHSPGGTRTHSPEPWEEQGGTPENGQTGEGEERSDQEEEDGGEEAAQPEEEGSTSGVEDVIISCCLCGKDFNSRRSIRRHCRKMHQTKLEELRKFTETRTVPISLLSMVKGRSRPLHTPSGKSCPVCFKSFATKANVRRHFDEVHRGLRRDTITPDIATRPGQPLSLEATPPGKSANSSPTRGHTSKSGGAAGVTTPQPPKASTAVSPAPSLLASALYNLASCRCLLCKRKYSSQVMLKRHMRIVHKIYNLKNLKNVSSASVTTAATTSTASNKNNSSKTTSNTDSTPSNSTPSNSLSVKEEAPEPWDDPDFSPASSPGDTDRKGVAVATKAGQKIKEEEGGGSPKTWTRSTSINSTGGTSSGGGTLGRPPQKLSVGFDFKQLFCKLCKRQFSSRQNLTKHIELHTDGTDIFIKFYRCPLCRYESRRKRDVLRHVTVVHKKSTGYLAKIVPKLESRAVKRPAEVVLNSPPNANNNKRGGTTVKEEVNGCHSAPSPPTPPVTRKQELLNNSSSYPVTRKQDLLSSTSSSTPVTRNQERQERQQEAQTGSPVTRKNDKQHPDTPAPTPLHTRRHDAHQESSSSSSEVRVTKNFSLHACDVCGRAFAKKLYLESHKRSHRNATPPVSTPPGGARAKGVSTRSKAML; encoded by the exons atgGTGAAGGCCAAATCCGCTCCGAGGAAGACCTCTCAGCAACACACGAAG AGTTCCAGCAGGATggaagtggagatggaggagatccTCCAGGACGAGCCCCAACCTGAACCTGAGAGCCATGTTACCAGAGACCAGTGCTGCCAGACAGacgagccacagcccagcagcccTAACCCAATGACTGACCTTAACCCTGGCCCTGACGCAGCCCCCAGGACACCAG GGTACTGCGTGGAGCCAGGCGACCCTCCTCTGTTGCAGCAGCAGCTCCAGACCTCCAAGTCTGGTATCCAGCAGATCATAGAGGTCTTCCGCTCAG GTACTGCCCAGCTGAAGCACATGCTGCTGAATGAGGTGGACACCATCTTTGAGTGTAAGACATGTCGCAGCTTGTTCCGGGGCCTGCCCAACCTCATCACCCACAAAGAGTACTACTGCCTCACCAGACTGTCCAAGCCCGACG ATCCAGCGGGTGAGGGTGACAAGCAGAGCGTGGCCATGAAGGACCTCCTGGAGACCATCTACCCCAGGAAGGACCGGCCGGACTACGTGATGCGCCTGGAGCCAATCCAGACCTCCAATAATGCTGTGTTCCAGTTCCTGTCCTCCTCCGAGGAGCTGGCCCACTTCCCCCGGGCTCCACACACCCCTGGAGGGACCCGCACACACAGCCCTGGAGGGACCCGCACACACAGCCCTGAGCCCTGGGAGGAGCAGGGAGGGACGCCGGAGAATGGGCAgacgggagagggggaggagaggagtgaccaggaggaggaggatggaggagaggaggcggcGCAGCCCGAGGAGGAGGGGTCTACGAGCGGG gtGGAGGACGTTATCATCTCGTGCTGCCTGTGTGGTAAGGACTTCAACTCTCGCCGCAGCATCCGCCGCCACTGTCGCAAGATGCACCAGACCAAGCTGGAGGAGCTCCGGAAGTTCACTGAGACGCGCACCGTTCCCATCAGCCTCCTCTCCATGGTCAAAGGTCGGTCCCGCCCCTTGCACACGCCCAGCGGCAAGTCCTGCCCCGTCTGCTTCAAGTCCTTCGCCACCAAGGCCAACGTACGGCGCCATTTTGACGAGGTGCACCGGGGCCTGCGCCGGGACACCATCACGCCGGACATCGCCACGCGACCCGGCCAACCGCTGTCCCTGGAGGCCACGCCTCCCGGCAAGAGCGCCAACTCCTCCCCCACGAGAGGTCACACCTCAAAGAGCGGAGGAGCCGCGGGTGTTACCACCCCTCAGCCCCCCAAAGCCTCCACCGCGGTGTCCCCCGCCCCTTCTCTCCTGGCATCGGCCCTGTACAACCTGGCCTCCTGCCGCTGTCTGCTCTGCaagaggaagtacagctcccagGTCATGTTAAAGAGACACATGCGCATCGTCCACAAGATCTACAATCTCAAGAACCTCAAGAACGTTAGCTCCGCCTCCGTGACCACGGCCGCAACCACATCCACGGCGAGCAACAAAAACAACAGCAGCAAAACAACGAGCAACACTGACAGCACCCCTAGCAACAGCACCCCTAGCAACAGCCTGAGCGTGAAAGAGGAGGCGCCGGAACCCTGGGACGACCCTGACTTCAGCCCCGCCTCGTCGCCTGGCGACACGGATAGGAAGGGCGTCGCCGTGGCAACCAAGGCAGGTCAAAAGATCAAAGAGGAAGAGGGTGGCGGCAGCCCCAAGACATGGACTCGTTCCACGTCCATCAACAGCACCGGTGGTactagtagtggtggtgggacTCTTGGGAGACCCCCTCAGAAGCTCTCGGTGGGGTTCGACTTCAAGCAGCTGTTCTGCAAGCTGTGCAAACGTCAGTTCAGCTCGCGCCAGAACCTCACCAAGCACATCGAGCTGCACACGGACGGCACGGACATCTTCATCAAGTTCTACCGCTGCCCGCTCTGCCGCTACGAGTCCCGCCGCAAGCGCGACGTCCTGCGCCACGTGACGGTGGTGCACAAGAAGTCGACGGGCTACCTGGCCAAGATCGTCCCCAAGCTGGAGTCGCGTGCGGTCAAGCGGCCGGCTGAGGTGGTCCTCAACTCTCCCCCCAATGCCAACAACAACAAGAGAGGAGGAACAACAGTCAAGGAGGAGGTGAACGGGTGCCACTCGGCCCCCTCTCCCCCTACGCCCCCAGTCACACGCAAACAGGAGCTCCTCAACAACTCCTCCTCCTACCCAGTCACACGCAAACaggacctcctctcctccacctcctcctccactccggTCACTCGTaaccaggagagacaggagaggcagCAGGAGGCCCAAACCGGGTCACCTGTCACCCGTAAGAACGACAAACAACACCCCGACACCCCCGCCCCGACGCCCCTCCACACGCGTCGCCATGACGCCCACCAggagagcagcagcagtagctcAGAGGTGCGTGTCACCAAGAACTTCTCGCTCCACGCTTGTGACGTGTGCGGCCGGGCCTTCGCCAAGAAACTCTACCTGGAGTCCCATAAGAGGAGCCACCGGAACGCCACGCCACCGGTCAGCACGCCGCCCGGCGGCGCCAGGGCTAAGGGGGTCAGCACTCGGTCCAAGGCAATGCTCTG a
- the LOC139565781 gene encoding zinc finger protein 800-like isoform X1 yields MVKAKSAPRKTSQQHTKSSSRMEVEMEEILQDEPQPEPESHVTRDQCCQTDEPQPSSPNPMTDLNPGPDAAPRTPGYCVEPGDPPLLQQQLQTSKSGIQQIIEVFRSGTAQLKHMLLNEVDTIFECKTCRSLFRGLPNLITHKEYYCLTRLSKPDDPAGEGDKQSVAMKDLLETIYPRKDRPDYVMRLEPIQTSNNAVFQFLSSSEELAHFPRAPHTPGGTRTHSPGGTRTHSPEPWEEQGGTPENGQTGEGEERSDQEEEDGGEEAAQPEEEGSTSGVEDVIISCCLCGKDFNSRRSIRRHCRKMHQTKLEELRKFTETRTVPISLLSMVKGRSRPLHTPSGKSCPVCFKSFATKANVRRHFDEVHRGLRRDTITPDIATRPGQPLSLEATPPGKSANSSPTRGHTSKSGGAAGVTTPQPPKASTAVSPAPSLLASALYNLASCRCLLCKRKYSSQVMLKRHMRIVHKIYNLKNLKNVSSASVTTAATTSTASNKNNSSKTTSNTDSTPSNSTPSNSLSVKEEAPEPWDDPDFSPASSPGDTDRKGVAVATKAGQKIKEEEGGGSPKTWTRSTSINSTGGTSSGGGTLGRPPQKLSVGFDFKQLFCKLCKRQFSSRQNLTKHIELHTDGTDIFIKFYRCPLCRYESRRKRDVLRHVTVVHKKSTGYLAKIVPKLESRAVKRPAEVVLNSPPNANNNKRGGTTVKEEVNGCHSAPSPPTPPVTRKQELLNNSSSYPVTRKQDLLSSTSSSTPVTRNQERQERQQEAQTGSPVTRKNDKQHPDTPAPTPLHTRRHDAHQESSSSSSEVRVTKNFSLHACDVCGRAFAKKLYLESHKRSHRNATPPVSTPPGGARAKGVSTRSKAMLW; encoded by the exons atgGTGAAGGCCAAATCCGCTCCGAGGAAGACCTCTCAGCAACACACGAAG AGTTCCAGCAGGATggaagtggagatggaggagatccTCCAGGACGAGCCCCAACCTGAACCTGAGAGCCATGTTACCAGAGACCAGTGCTGCCAGACAGacgagccacagcccagcagcccTAACCCAATGACTGACCTTAACCCTGGCCCTGACGCAGCCCCCAGGACACCAG GGTACTGCGTGGAGCCAGGCGACCCTCCTCTGTTGCAGCAGCAGCTCCAGACCTCCAAGTCTGGTATCCAGCAGATCATAGAGGTCTTCCGCTCAG GTACTGCCCAGCTGAAGCACATGCTGCTGAATGAGGTGGACACCATCTTTGAGTGTAAGACATGTCGCAGCTTGTTCCGGGGCCTGCCCAACCTCATCACCCACAAAGAGTACTACTGCCTCACCAGACTGTCCAAGCCCGACG ATCCAGCGGGTGAGGGTGACAAGCAGAGCGTGGCCATGAAGGACCTCCTGGAGACCATCTACCCCAGGAAGGACCGGCCGGACTACGTGATGCGCCTGGAGCCAATCCAGACCTCCAATAATGCTGTGTTCCAGTTCCTGTCCTCCTCCGAGGAGCTGGCCCACTTCCCCCGGGCTCCACACACCCCTGGAGGGACCCGCACACACAGCCCTGGAGGGACCCGCACACACAGCCCTGAGCCCTGGGAGGAGCAGGGAGGGACGCCGGAGAATGGGCAgacgggagagggggaggagaggagtgaccaggaggaggaggatggaggagaggaggcggcGCAGCCCGAGGAGGAGGGGTCTACGAGCGGG gtGGAGGACGTTATCATCTCGTGCTGCCTGTGTGGTAAGGACTTCAACTCTCGCCGCAGCATCCGCCGCCACTGTCGCAAGATGCACCAGACCAAGCTGGAGGAGCTCCGGAAGTTCACTGAGACGCGCACCGTTCCCATCAGCCTCCTCTCCATGGTCAAAGGTCGGTCCCGCCCCTTGCACACGCCCAGCGGCAAGTCCTGCCCCGTCTGCTTCAAGTCCTTCGCCACCAAGGCCAACGTACGGCGCCATTTTGACGAGGTGCACCGGGGCCTGCGCCGGGACACCATCACGCCGGACATCGCCACGCGACCCGGCCAACCGCTGTCCCTGGAGGCCACGCCTCCCGGCAAGAGCGCCAACTCCTCCCCCACGAGAGGTCACACCTCAAAGAGCGGAGGAGCCGCGGGTGTTACCACCCCTCAGCCCCCCAAAGCCTCCACCGCGGTGTCCCCCGCCCCTTCTCTCCTGGCATCGGCCCTGTACAACCTGGCCTCCTGCCGCTGTCTGCTCTGCaagaggaagtacagctcccagGTCATGTTAAAGAGACACATGCGCATCGTCCACAAGATCTACAATCTCAAGAACCTCAAGAACGTTAGCTCCGCCTCCGTGACCACGGCCGCAACCACATCCACGGCGAGCAACAAAAACAACAGCAGCAAAACAACGAGCAACACTGACAGCACCCCTAGCAACAGCACCCCTAGCAACAGCCTGAGCGTGAAAGAGGAGGCGCCGGAACCCTGGGACGACCCTGACTTCAGCCCCGCCTCGTCGCCTGGCGACACGGATAGGAAGGGCGTCGCCGTGGCAACCAAGGCAGGTCAAAAGATCAAAGAGGAAGAGGGTGGCGGCAGCCCCAAGACATGGACTCGTTCCACGTCCATCAACAGCACCGGTGGTactagtagtggtggtgggacTCTTGGGAGACCCCCTCAGAAGCTCTCGGTGGGGTTCGACTTCAAGCAGCTGTTCTGCAAGCTGTGCAAACGTCAGTTCAGCTCGCGCCAGAACCTCACCAAGCACATCGAGCTGCACACGGACGGCACGGACATCTTCATCAAGTTCTACCGCTGCCCGCTCTGCCGCTACGAGTCCCGCCGCAAGCGCGACGTCCTGCGCCACGTGACGGTGGTGCACAAGAAGTCGACGGGCTACCTGGCCAAGATCGTCCCCAAGCTGGAGTCGCGTGCGGTCAAGCGGCCGGCTGAGGTGGTCCTCAACTCTCCCCCCAATGCCAACAACAACAAGAGAGGAGGAACAACAGTCAAGGAGGAGGTGAACGGGTGCCACTCGGCCCCCTCTCCCCCTACGCCCCCAGTCACACGCAAACAGGAGCTCCTCAACAACTCCTCCTCCTACCCAGTCACACGCAAACaggacctcctctcctccacctcctcctccactccggTCACTCGTaaccaggagagacaggagaggcagCAGGAGGCCCAAACCGGGTCACCTGTCACCCGTAAGAACGACAAACAACACCCCGACACCCCCGCCCCGACGCCCCTCCACACGCGTCGCCATGACGCCCACCAggagagcagcagcagtagctcAGAGGTGCGTGTCACCAAGAACTTCTCGCTCCACGCTTGTGACGTGTGCGGCCGGGCCTTCGCCAAGAAACTCTACCTGGAGTCCCATAAGAGGAGCCACCGGAACGCCACGCCACCGGTCAGCACGCCGCCCGGCGGCGCCAGGGCTAAGGGGGTCAGCACTCGGTCCAAGGCAATGCTCTGGTGA